The Myroides phaeus DNA segment AGTATCAAGCTCCATAGAACTGGGTACAAGGACACGTAACTCTTCAAAAGAAACTTCAAAATGTAAAAATATTAACCTATTCCACTCTTGATAATAAACCCAGTCACCTTCTGGCATATCCCAAGGGCGATGCGATTGATGAGCTATTATCTCTTCTGTCTTACTCATAAAACTAACTTTTTACTTTAAAGATACACAAACATTAATAGCCACTTTACTTAATTATCTTCAAAACGAAATAATTCGTAACAGCAGACACGTCTATTACTATTAAAATCTTTTTGCATTGGTCTTCTAAACCTCTTCTGCTGCTTTTACGAAAACACGTTTAGTATCTTCATCTTGCTTTATAATAGGCTTACTCAAAGTTCCTTTATCAAGTTTCCCTTCCCTTTTGACAACGACAACTTCATCTCCTCTATACAAAACAGGATTATCAACTATAACCGTACAGCTATAGAAGAAATAGACAAGTTTTATGCTGTCTGTTTGTATATTTTATGTGTAATGTATGTAGGATGCTTGTATATTTTTACATAAAAAGTATACAACGGGTATACATACACTATACATACAGTATACAAGCACTCTTTAAATGAATTGTAAAAAATATGTCTCGTCCTACTATAGCTGTACAGCTATAGTTGATAATCCTGTTTTGTACTGTACAGTTATTTCAGTAATCCTATTACTGCTGTACAAGTTCTTTTTTCTCTGTTTTATTCTTGTAATAATTCTTCCATCTTTTAGGAAGCACCCCTGTTTTTAGGTGCGCTTGATTAGGAGTTAATCTATCACAACTATCGTGAGGTCTAATTTGATTATAAGCTTCTATGCTATTACCTATTTTTTCCTTAGTTTTTTGATACCCTAAACTTGAGTAGTTTAGATTAAACTCTCCTTTAATTATACCATTTACTCGCTCTGCTACTGCGTTATCTCTTGGCTCTCCACTTTGTGTAGTACTTATTGATATATCGTTATCTATTAATAACTGAGTGTAAGTAGCGCTACAGTATTGGCATCCTCTATCAGAATGATGAATAAGTTTTTCTGTATACATTCTATTTTTTAACGCCATTGTTAAGGCTTTCAAACACCCTTTTGTAGTCAAATCTAGATTAAAACTATATCCCATTATTTTATGTGAATAAGCATCTGTGATTAAACTCAGATATCCCCAAGCATTATTTAGTCGTATATATGTAATATCACTTACCCAAAATTGCTCTGGTCTAATAACCTTTACACCATTATACAAGTCCAAATATTGACCTCTCCATGCTCTAGAATCTGTTGTGTATGCTTTTCGTTTGCGCTGCCTAATCAACATTTTTTGACTATCTAATAAATCAAATAAATAATCTCTGCCTATGCTTATCTTATGTGTAGCTAAGCGTTCTTGGAGCATATACTGAAGTTTTCGAGTACCTACCTTAGGAAGGCTGGTTCTGATTTTCAATACTTCTTGTAAGATGATATCATCTTTTATTGATTGCCGCTCATATTTATTAATTGACTGATAATAAGCACTTCGTGTTTTCCCAAACAGTTTACATATTTTGTCTATTCCCTTGGTAGGATATAAGAGTTTTACTTCTTCAACTGCTTGGAACCAGACTTTTTTCTAATATCAATATCCAAT contains these protein-coding regions:
- a CDS encoding IS3 family transposase; translation: MDKICKLFGKTRSAYYQSINKYERQSIKDDIILQEVLKIRTSLPKVGTRKLQYMLQERLATHKISIGRDYLFDLLDSQKMLIRQRKRKAYTTDSRAWRGQYLDLYNGVKVIRPEQFWVSDITYIRLNNAWGYLSLITDAYSHKIMGYSFNLDLTTKGCLKALTMALKNRMYTEKLIHHSDRGCQYCSATYTQLLIDNDISISTTQSGEPRDNAVAERVNGIIKGEFNLNYSSLGYQKTKEKIGNSIEAYNQIRPHDSCDRLTPNQAHLKTGVLPKRWKNYYKNKTEKKELVQQ